In the genome of Gloeomargarita sp. SRBZ-1_bins_9, one region contains:
- the gndA gene encoding NADP-dependent phosphogluconate dehydrogenase — MAQQQIGLIGLAVMGENLALNLERNGFGVAVYNRTTEKVDEFIRGRAAGRNILGTHSLPEFVASLERPRKVVIMVKAGSPVQAVIDQLKPLLEPGDILIDGGNSWYEDTEARARELEALGLHYVGMGVSGGEEGALNGPSLMPGGPRAAYEALEPILTKIAAQTEDGPCVTYVGPGGAGHYVKMVHNGIEYGDMQLIAEAYDLLKNGLGLSAAQLHEVFAAWNQTPELHSFLIEITARIFQVMDPETGRPLVEMILDKAGQKGTGRWTVNSALELGVPIPTITAAVNARIISGLKEERVAAATQLPGPTIAPPVDKQAFIDQVRDALYCSKICSYAQGMALLATASRELHYDLNLSELARIWQGGCIIRAGFLKKIKQAFAQQPDLPNLLLAPEFKQTILERQRAWREVVATAVHWGIPVPAFSASLDYFDSYRRATLPQNLVQAQRDYFGSHTYERVDQPGVFHTEWVEIKEKPRPVAC; from the coding sequence ATGGCACAGCAGCAAATCGGCCTGATCGGGCTGGCGGTCATGGGCGAAAATTTGGCGCTTAACCTGGAACGCAATGGGTTTGGAGTGGCGGTCTATAACCGCACGACGGAAAAAGTGGATGAGTTTATCCGGGGACGGGCCGCCGGTCGCAATATCCTGGGCACCCATTCGCTGCCGGAGTTCGTGGCCAGCCTAGAACGGCCCCGCAAGGTCGTGATCATGGTGAAGGCGGGGAGTCCGGTGCAGGCGGTGATTGACCAGCTCAAACCCCTGCTGGAACCGGGGGACATCCTGATTGACGGGGGGAACTCTTGGTACGAGGATACGGAGGCCCGTGCTCGGGAACTGGAGGCGTTGGGGTTGCACTACGTGGGCATGGGGGTCAGCGGCGGCGAAGAGGGGGCGCTCAACGGCCCGAGTCTCATGCCAGGGGGACCCCGGGCAGCCTATGAGGCCCTGGAACCCATCCTGACGAAAATTGCCGCCCAGACGGAGGATGGCCCTTGCGTAACCTACGTGGGTCCGGGGGGGGCAGGGCACTACGTCAAAATGGTGCACAACGGCATCGAATACGGGGATATGCAGCTGATTGCCGAGGCCTATGACCTGCTCAAAAACGGGCTGGGGCTGTCGGCGGCCCAGTTGCACGAGGTGTTTGCGGCCTGGAACCAAACGCCGGAGTTGCACTCGTTTTTGATCGAAATCACGGCCCGCATTTTTCAGGTCATGGACCCGGAAACAGGTCGGCCCCTGGTGGAAATGATCTTGGATAAGGCAGGGCAAAAGGGTACGGGGCGCTGGACGGTCAACAGCGCTCTTGAGCTGGGGGTGCCCATTCCCACCATCACGGCGGCGGTCAACGCCCGCATCATCTCCGGCCTGAAGGAGGAACGGGTGGCAGCAGCAACTCAACTGCCAGGTCCCACCATTGCGCCGCCGGTGGATAAGCAGGCGTTTATTGACCAGGTGCGGGATGCCCTGTATTGCTCGAAGATTTGCTCCTATGCCCAGGGGATGGCCCTGCTGGCGACGGCGTCCCGGGAGTTGCACTACGACTTGAACTTGAGTGAGCTGGCGCGGATTTGGCAGGGGGGCTGTATCATCCGGGCGGGCTTTTTGAAGAAGATCAAGCAGGCGTTTGCCCAGCAGCCGGATTTGCCCAATTTGCTCCTGGCGCCGGAATTTAAGCAGACGATCCTGGAGCGGCAACGGGCCTGGCGGGAGGTGGTGGCCACGGCGGTCCACTGGGGGATTCCGGTGCCGGCTTTTAGCGCGTCGTTGGATTACTTTGACAGTTACCGGCGGGCGACGCTGCCCCAGAATCTCGTCCAGGCCCAGCGGGATTACTTTGGGTCGCACACCTACGAGCGGGTGGATCAACCGGGGGTCTTTCACACGGAATGGGTCGAAATTAAGGAAAAACCCCGTCCGGTGGCGTGCTAA
- the otsB gene encoding trehalose-phosphatase: MPLPMPSPIADYWRREEPLGLFLDYDGTLTPIVPRPDQAFLPPAGVELLRRLCRHPQLRVAIISGRSVPQLQDFLAELLPENLVLCGLHGGEIYRTQTGEFLRQPDREGIQRALAPLRSDIQELLQRQGLLAQGVHIEDKTYSFAVHYRQAAPLVKEKVVALVHRYFAEHLTMCQRFKLQPGKEVLEVLPATFDKGQGVAFLWETWGLRQGCYIGDDLTDEAAFAVVNQRGGLSIAVGKAPGTTQARLTCPDVGGVYRELAALLES, translated from the coding sequence ATGCCTTTGCCGATGCCGTCGCCCATCGCTGATTACTGGCGTCGGGAGGAGCCGTTGGGGTTGTTTTTGGATTACGACGGCACGTTAACTCCCATCGTCCCCCGGCCGGACCAGGCGTTTTTGCCCCCTGCAGGGGTGGAGTTGTTGCGCCGCCTGTGCCGCCATCCCCAACTGCGCGTGGCGATTATCAGTGGCCGCTCGGTGCCCCAGCTTCAGGATTTTTTGGCCGAGTTGTTGCCGGAGAACCTGGTACTGTGTGGCCTGCATGGGGGGGAAATTTACCGGACCCAAACGGGGGAGTTTCTGCGCCAGCCGGACCGGGAGGGCATACAGCGGGCTTTGGCCCCCCTGCGGTCGGATATCCAGGAGCTGTTGCAGCGGCAGGGTTTGCTGGCGCAAGGGGTGCACATCGAGGACAAAACCTATTCGTTCGCTGTGCATTATCGCCAGGCGGCCCCGCTGGTGAAAGAAAAGGTCGTGGCCCTGGTGCACCGCTATTTCGCCGAGCATCTAACGATGTGTCAGCGGTTTAAGTTGCAGCCGGGGAAGGAGGTGTTGGAGGTGCTGCCGGCCACGTTTGATAAGGGGCAGGGGGTGGCCTTTTTGTGGGAGACCTGGGGGCTGCGCCAGGGATGTTATATCGGGGATGACTTGACGGATGAGGCGGCGTTTGCGGTGGTGAATCAACGGGGGGGATTGTCCATCGCGGTGGGGAAAGCGCCGGGGACGACCCAGGCCCGGTTGACCTGCCCCGATGTGGGGGGGGTGTATCGCGAGTTGGCCGCCCTCCTGGAATCGTAA